The window ACGTTGCCCGGCCAATGATACTTTTGCATGAGCTGCATCGCCGCCGGCTCGAATCCCGCCAGGCTTTTCCGATAAACCTCGACATATTTCTTCAAAAAATGATCGGCGAGCAACGGCACATCTCCGCTGCGCTCGCGCAATGGCGGCAGCCGCAGAATAATCACCTTCAAACGGAAAAACAAATCTTCGCGAAAACTTCCAAGTTTCACCAATTCCGCCAGATTTTGGCTGCTCGCCGCAATCACCCGCACATCGACTTTTTGCGCGGTATTGCTGCCGAGCGGGCGGACTTCGCCCTCCTGCAACACACGCAAAAGCTTGGCCTGCAACGGCGGCGGCAGATTGTTGATCTCATCCAAAAACAGCGTGCCGCCGTCCGCCTCTTGCAGCAGGCCTTTGCGATTTTGCGTTGCTCCCGTGAACGCGCCCTTAACATAACCGAACAATTCGCTTTCCAGCAAATTGTCGGGAATGGCACCGCAATCAACCGCGAGAAATTTTTTCTCGCGCCGCGGCCCGTGATTGTGCAGCACGCGCGCAATCAATTCTTTGCCCGTGCCGCTTTCGCCCTCGATCAAGACGCGCGCATCATTCGGCGCGACGCGCTGCACCGTTACGGTCA of the Cytophagia bacterium CHB2 genome contains:
- a CDS encoding sigma-54-dependent Fis family transcriptional regulator translates to HGGARARTEQAGPGGERAALEICAADDVHVSALVTVTVQRVAPNDARVLIEGESGTGKELIARVLHNHGPRREKKFLAVDCGAIPDNLLESELFGYVKGAFTGATQNRKGLLQEADGGTLFLDEINNLPPPLQAKLLRVLQEGEVRPLGSNTAQKVDVRVIAASSQNLAELVKLGSFREDLFFRLKVIILRLPPLRERSGDVPLLADHFLKKYVEVYRKSLAGFEPAAMQLMQKYHWPGNVRELEHAVEQSVVLALPQAQLITANDLPEELRGSAGSAAPLEQMANLPAAVEALEIRMIKRALAETNGNKSQAAEKLGLSRRGFLNKLERYQIEGEK